A stretch of Episyrphus balteatus chromosome 2, idEpiBalt1.1, whole genome shotgun sequence DNA encodes these proteins:
- the LOC129908989 gene encoding fatty acyl-CoA reductase wat-like: MIADFYKQSDIFITGGSGVVGKAAIEKILRSCDVKNIFILLRPKRGQTPETRLEEVKNSRIFNVLKEQKPNELDKLVVIPGDITVEGLGISSENKLLLQNVSIFINSAATTRFDEPIRRAIEINVKSTLVALKLAETLSNLKIFLHVSTFFCNPFVNFLETKMYPAVFDWRIALKTLDLPEEVDSNLAAVTDKLTAGFPNTYVFTKHLAEQLVNDYRTKLPVAIFRPSIVVGALQEPEPGFTETMTGVMGLFVVWGTGFIQVLLCSKKSVLDFTPLDMTTKLMIMFIANTGQLKKKTFDEKIPILMSSSKNLLFNTFGEIGTMISKLVKEHPYEKSFWIPHITQTGCAFVFYIYFFLLQLLPAFIFDALMMLFRRKPMFMKLQRRLLINSQALRFFISTEFNSEGTKDFQEYVKIGKGTDFDLTELAACCLTNEGMINVLTVIIRGCRKFLLNEDESTLSQCRTKLKIKLLLYSILRIAVMFAVGCYIYRRVINYFIES; encoded by the exons atgatagctgatttttataaacaatctGATATTTTTATTACTGGTGGTTCTG gTGTTGTTGGAAAAGCtgcaattgaaaaaattcttcgaTCATGTgatgtgaaaaatatatttatattgctgAGACCAAAGAGAGGCCAAACACCAGAGACACGTTTAGAAGAAGTTAAAAATTCAAGG ATCTTCAATGTTCTTAAAGAACAAAAGCCAAATGAATTAGATAAACTTGTAGTTATTCCCGGCGATATAACTGTAGAAGGGCTTGGTATTTCTTCGGAAAATAAGCTACTATTACAAAACGTATCAATCTTCATAAATTCAGCTGCAACAACACGATTTGATGAACCAATACGAAGAGCAATTGAAATTAATGTCAAGTCAACTCTTGTAGCACTGAAATTGGCTGAAACATTGtcaaatctaaaaatatttcttcatgtTTCAACATTCTTTTGTAAtccttttgttaattttctgGAAACTAAA atgtaTCCAGCCGTTTTCGACTGGAGGATAGCGTTGAAAACACTTGATTTACCAGAAGAAGTCGATTCAAATTTAGCTGCAGTAACCGATAA ATTAACTGCAGGCTTTCCAAATACTTATGTGTTCACTAAGCATCTTGCAGAACAATTGGTCAATGATTACCGAACAAAACTGCCAGTTGCAATTTTCAGACCTTCCATTG TTGTTGGAGCCCTTCAAGAACCTGAGCCAGGATTTACAGAAACAATGACTGGAGTTATGGGTCTTTTCGTTGTTTGGGGAACAG GCTTTATTCAAGTTCTGTTGTGTAGTAAGAAGTCTGTTTTAGACTTCACACCTTTGGATATGACAACTAAACTAATGATTATGTTCATAGCAAATACGGGACAGTTGAAAAAGAAAAC atttgacgaaaaaattccaattttaatGTCCTCATCAAAAAATCTACTTTTCAATACTTTTGGTGAAATTGGAACAATGATATCGAAATTAGTTAAGGAGCATCCATATGAGAAATCATTTTGGATACCACATATAACACAAACAGGATGTGCATTTGTCTTTTACATttat tttttcctCCTTCAATTGTTACCAGCATTTATATTTGACGCTCTCATGATGTTATTTCGCCGGAAACCTATGTTTATGAAACTTCAAAGAAGACTATTAATTAATTCTCAAGCATTGAGATTTTTCATTTCAACGGAATTTAATAGCGAAGGTACAAAAGATTTCCAAGAATATGTTAAAATAGGTAAAGG aacTGATTTCGATTTAACTGAGTTAGCAGCATGTTGCCTTACTAATGAAGGTATGATAAATGTACTTACTGTCATTATTAGAGGATGCCGAAAGTTTTTGCTTAATGAGGACGAATCAACTTTGTCACAATGCAGAACTAAGCTTAAGAT aaaaCTGTTGCTGTACAGCATCTTACGTATTGCTGTAATGTTTGCTGTTGGATGTTACATCTATCGAAGAgtgataaattattttatagaatcgtaa